The following coding sequences are from one Biomphalaria glabrata chromosome 8, xgBioGlab47.1, whole genome shotgun sequence window:
- the LOC106053231 gene encoding ELMO domain-containing protein 2-like isoform X2, producing MMPSWFNEWWTKLYFVFLRPLFKWVLRNITGQCELLRITNEESDTAVKVQKIESSLRHSSFPDLRDCATSTSVDVSESVKKIIEIKNIVPEKYPRFEISLQNFLFRIKSYNKLVSDAEDLRKIKYSSDDPSHEAKLIQLWEAYSEGQPLPERIGAHWTDLGFQGHDPSTDFRGMGILGLEQLLFFASKYPKQARQVLSQSYHPQFGFSFAIVGINITEMGYSLLVRRKLRSHFYSLDNKEPTMVDFHQVYCHLLYEFAKFWFAAKPKDIMEFNTVREQFHTYIQFTLTSPSACLQSSFQKHKSEI from the exons A TGATGCCTAGTTggttcaatgagtggtggactAAATTGTACTTCGTGTTTCTCAGACCGCTGTTCAAATGGGTTTTGAGAAACATTACTGGTCAATGTGAACTGTTACGAATAACCAATGAAGAATCAGACACAGCTGTGAAAGTACAGAAAATAG aAAGTTCGCTGAGGCATTCCAGCTTTCCTGACCTCAGAGACTGCGCCACTAGCACCTCAGTCGATGTCAGTGAAtctgtgaaaaaaataatagaaataaaaaatattgtgcCAGAAAAATACCCTCG GTTTGAAATCTCTTTACAAAACTTTCTGTTTCGAATCAAGTCCTACAACAAATTGGTGAGTGATGCAGAAGACTtgagaaaaattaaatattcatcAGACGACCCTTCCCATGAGGCTAAGTTAATACag CTCTGGGAAGCTTACAGTGAGGGACAACCTCTTCCTGAAAGAATTGGTGCTCATTGGACAGATTTGGGATTTCAAGGTCATGACCCCAGCACAGACTTTAGAGGAATGGGTATCTTGGGCCTGGAACAGCTTTT ATTTTTTGCCAGCAAGTATCCAAAGCAAGCAAGACAGGTTTTGAGTCAATCTTACCATCCTCAGTTTGG attttcttttgccaTAGTTGGCATCAACATTACGGAAATGGGTTACAGTTTGTTGGTAAGGAGAAAGTTGAGGTCTCATTTCTACAGTCTTGACAATAAAGAGCCCACAATGGTTGACTTCCATCAGGTTTACT GTCATTTGCTGTATGAGTTCGCCAAGTTTTGGTTTGCTGCCAAGCCTAAGGACATCATGGAATTTAACACAGTTCGTGAACAGTTCCATACTTATATTCAGTTCACCCTGACAAGTCCCAGTGCTTGCTTACAGTCGTCATTCCAGAAACATAAGTCAGAGATTTGA
- the LOC106053231 gene encoding ELMO domain-containing protein 2-like isoform X4, whose translation MPSWFNEWWTKLYFVFLRPLFKWVLRNITGQCELLRITNEESDTAVKVQKIESSLRHSSFPDLRDCATSTSVDVSESVKKIIEIKNIVPEKYPRFEISLQNFLFRIKSYNKLVSDAEDLRKIKYSSDDPSHEAKLIQLWEAYSEGQPLPERIGAHWTDLGFQGHDPSTDFRGMGILGLEQLLFFASKYPKQARQVLSQSYHPQFGFSFAIVGINITEMGYSLLVRRKLRSHFYSLDNKEPTMVDFHQVYCHLLYEFAKFWFAAKPKDIMEFNTVREQFHTYIQFTLTSPSACLQSSFQKHKSEI comes from the exons ATGCCTAGTTggttcaatgagtggtggactAAATTGTACTTCGTGTTTCTCAGACCGCTGTTCAAATGGGTTTTGAGAAACATTACTGGTCAATGTGAACTGTTACGAATAACCAATGAAGAATCAGACACAGCTGTGAAAGTACAGAAAATAG aAAGTTCGCTGAGGCATTCCAGCTTTCCTGACCTCAGAGACTGCGCCACTAGCACCTCAGTCGATGTCAGTGAAtctgtgaaaaaaataatagaaataaaaaatattgtgcCAGAAAAATACCCTCG GTTTGAAATCTCTTTACAAAACTTTCTGTTTCGAATCAAGTCCTACAACAAATTGGTGAGTGATGCAGAAGACTtgagaaaaattaaatattcatcAGACGACCCTTCCCATGAGGCTAAGTTAATACag CTCTGGGAAGCTTACAGTGAGGGACAACCTCTTCCTGAAAGAATTGGTGCTCATTGGACAGATTTGGGATTTCAAGGTCATGACCCCAGCACAGACTTTAGAGGAATGGGTATCTTGGGCCTGGAACAGCTTTT ATTTTTTGCCAGCAAGTATCCAAAGCAAGCAAGACAGGTTTTGAGTCAATCTTACCATCCTCAGTTTGG attttcttttgccaTAGTTGGCATCAACATTACGGAAATGGGTTACAGTTTGTTGGTAAGGAGAAAGTTGAGGTCTCATTTCTACAGTCTTGACAATAAAGAGCCCACAATGGTTGACTTCCATCAGGTTTACT GTCATTTGCTGTATGAGTTCGCCAAGTTTTGGTTTGCTGCCAAGCCTAAGGACATCATGGAATTTAACACAGTTCGTGAACAGTTCCATACTTATATTCAGTTCACCCTGACAAGTCCCAGTGCTTGCTTACAGTCGTCATTCCAGAAACATAAGTCAGAGATTTGA
- the LOC106053232 gene encoding beta-1,4-mannosyltransferase egh-like yields the protein MSHTMSRLSLVCLSNKRQTSYWLLPVFTVYYFLQALCSIINNFLFICIHKFRLLMEAATYMSIRHVKHALSVLTLVGCVFIIIAFSAGGAIHSNVTFTEAHGYPVTFLLYFLQFSVVVQLPFFILNFLGLVLLNVFTEQPKLQRSPLLGPFLCFRVVTRGTYPDLVKKNVQHNLEICKNVGLHNFIVEVVTDVSVNIQKNKLCREIVVPEDYRTGSGSLFKARALQYALEPEISILEPGDWIVHLDEETLLTEGAVIGIINFTGTTEHAFGQGVITYGNGEIVNWVTTLADSIRVGIDYGCLRFCLGVLHKPLFSWKGSFIVAKAEAEMTVSFDHGPEASIAEDCFFACVAFSKGFSFGFVDGTMFEQSTFTIKDFVRQRRRWMQGILLTALSKKIPLRYKFGPVLMSLSSCILPLNLLLFLVSRVWSLPSSVFITVTFSIILGTIIYLFILGTLQTFGVHQHGVWKCFLLVCATLLCGMVACCLEYLVAVLVFWMPKTTINNFYIVNKEIVSKDYVKVV from the coding sequence ATGTCGCATACGATGAGTAGACTCTCTTTGGTCTGTCTATCCAACAAGCGGCAGACGAGCTATTGGCTCCTTCCTGTTTTTACGGTTTATTATTTTCTGCAGGCCCTGTGCAGCATTATCAACAATTTTCTCTTCATCTGTATACACAAGTTTCGCCTTTTAATGGAAGCTGCCACCTACATGTCAATCCGCCATGTAAAACACGCACTCTCTGTATTGACGTTGGTGGGTTGCGTATTCATTATTATCGCTTTCAGTGCCGGCGGAGCAATACATTCCAATGTGACCTTTACAGAAGCTCACGGATACCCAGTTACTTTTCTATTATACTTCTTACAGTTCTCAGTCGTAGTCCAActtccattttttattctcaattTTCTTGGGCTGGTTCTTCTGAACGTCTTTACGGAACAGCCAAAGCTTCAACGCTCGCCGTTGTTAGGGCCATTCTTGTGCTTCCGGGTTGTTACCAGGGGAACGTACCCTGACTTGGTCAAGAAAAACGTCCAGCATAATCTAGAGATTTGCAAAAATGTCGGTCTTCATAACTTCATCGTAGAGGTGGTCACTGATGTTTCGGTGAACATTCAAAAGAACAAACTATGCAGGGAGATTGTGGTGCCAGAGGACTACAGAACAGGCAGCGGCTCCTTATTCAAAGCGAGGGCGCTGCAGTACGCTCTAGAACCGGAAATCAGTATTCTCGAGCCGGGTGACTGGATAGTTCATTTAGACGAGGAAACTCTACTGACAGAGGGCGCTGTCATCGGGATCATTAACTTCACAGGAACGACAGAGCACGCGTTTGGACAAGGAGTCATTACGTACGGCAACGGAGAGATAGTGAATTGGGTAACCACCTTAGCGGACTCTATTCGGGTCGGAATAGACTACGGTTGCCTCCGATTTTGCCTAGGAGTTCTCCACAAGCCTTTATTCAGTTGGAAAGGATCTTTCATCGTTGCTAAAGCGGAAGCGGAAATGACAGTCAGCTTCGATCATGGGCCCGAGGCTTCCATTGCTGAGGATTGTTTCTTTGCGTGTGTTGCTTTTAGCAAAGGCTTCAGCTTCGGGTTCGTGGACGGGACCATGTTTGAGCAAAGCACATTCACGATCAAAGACTTCGTCAGGCAGCGTCGCCGCTGGATGCAAGGTATTCTCCTCACGGCTTTGAGTAAGAAAATTCCTTTAAGGTATAAATTTGGCCCAGTCCTTATGAGCTTGTCCAGCTGCATACTGCCGCTGAACCTGCTTCTTTTTTTGGTCAGTCGTGTCTGGTCACTGCCATCTTCGGTATTCATCACCGTCACTTTCAGCATAATTTTAGGTAcaattatctatctattcatcttgGGAACTCTGCAGACTTTTGGAGTTCACCAGCATGGTGTCTGGAAATGCTTCCTTCTTGTGTGTGCAACACTGCTCTGTGGAATGGTAGCCTGTTGTCTAGAATATCTAGTTGCGGTCCTCGTATTTTGGATGCCTAAGACTACAAttaataacttttatatagTAAATAAGGAGATAGTTTCAAAGGATTATGTCAAAGTTGTTTAA